Within the Flavobacterium sp. N502536 genome, the region AAATGCCGCAGCAATTTGATGCGGTTTTCCTTCTTCAATTACTCTAAAAGTAAAATCTAAGAAAGCTTTTGTATCAGGATGTAAGGAACTTTGTTTTATGGCAACAAAAATATTGTGCAGCGAATTTACTTCAGCCAAAAAGGTATTGATTCCGCTTGTATCGGCGCCACAATCTTCCATGGCTTCAAGATACATTTCATAATGACTTTGTCTTTTTCCATCAATACTTAAATCTGTTTCTTCTGCCAAAACAATTTCGTTGATTAAGTATCTTGTTTCCGGATTTTTTGTAGCAAACCAAGGCGTAGAAGTACAGGTAAGCTTAGATTGTAATGCTTTTAATAATGACATGAAATCCCAAACAGCAAAAACATGAGTTTCTAAAAAACGATGTAAGTCATCAATGCTTTGGATTTTATTGTATAATGAATGTTGTAAAAGTTGATCTTTTTGAGGTTGAATGCTATTGTTTATAGTTTCAATATTCATTTGCGTATTTTTTTTGTGCAAATATAAAAAGCTTCCCGTTAAGAAGAAGCTTTTTGTATTGGTTTTGTATATATTTTAATAGATGTTTATGATTTAAATGCTGGAATTCCAGTTACATCCATACCGGTTATCAAGAGATGAATGTCATGCGTTCCTTCATAAGTAATCACACTTTCAAGATTCATCATATGGCGCATGATCGAGTATTCGCCTGTAATACCCATTCCGCCCAACATTTGTCTTGCTTCACGTGCAATGTGTATGGCCATATCCACATTATTACGTTTGGCCATTGAGATTTGTGCAGTAGTAGCTTTTCCTTCGTTACGTAAAACACCTAAACGCCAGGTTAATAATTGCGCTTTTGTGATTTCGGTAATCATTTCGGCTAATTTTTTCTGTTGCAACTGCGTTCCTCCAATTGGTTTCCCAAATTGAATTCTTTCTTTGGCATAACGTAAAGCAGTGTCGTAACAATCCATAGCAGCTCCGATGGCTCCCCAGGCAATTCCGTATCGTGCAGAATCTAAGCACCCAAGAGGTGCTCCAAGTCCCGACTTATTAGGTAATAGATTTTCTTTAGGAACTTTTACATTGTCAAAAATTAATTCTCCGGTCGAAGAAGCTCTAAGTGACCATTTATTATGGGTCTCAGGAGTTGTAAAACCTTCCATGCCGCGTTCAACGATTAAACCGTGAATTCTTCCTTCTTCATCTTTTGCCCAAACGATCGCAATATCTGCGAAAGGAGCATTTGAGATCCACATTTTGGCACCATTTAAAAGATAGTGATCTCCCATATCTTTGAAATTAGTAATCATACTTCCCGGGTCAGAACCATGATCCGGTTCTGTCAAACCAAAGCATCCCATAAATTCTCCGGTAGCCAGTTTGGGTAAGTATTTCATTCGTTGCTCTTCATTTCCATACTTCCAAATAGGATACATTACTAGTGAAGATTGAACTGAAGAAGTCGATCGAACACCTGAATCTCCACGTTCTATTTCCTGCATGATTAAACCATAAGAAATTTGATCCAGACCTGCACCTCCGTACTCTACCGGAATATAAGGTCCGAAACCGCCAATTTCTCCAAGTCCTTTTATAATTTGTGTTGGAAATTCTGCTTTTTGGGCATATTCTTCTATAATAGGAGAAACTTCTCTCTTGACCCAGGCACGTGCTGATTCGCGAACTAATTTGTGTTCGTCTGTCAATAAGTCATCTAGGTTGTAATAATCCGGTGCTTGAAATAGGTCTGGTTTCATTTTTGTTAGTTTTATTATACAAATCTACGTAATATAAATATAAC harbors:
- a CDS encoding DUF3050 domain-containing protein, with the translated sequence MNIETINNSIQPQKDQLLQHSLYNKIQSIDDLHRFLETHVFAVWDFMSLLKALQSKLTCTSTPWFATKNPETRYLINEIVLAEETDLSIDGKRQSHYEMYLEAMEDCGADTSGINTFLAEVNSLHNIFVAIKQSSLHPDTKAFLDFTFRVIEEGKPHQIAAAFTFGREDLIPSMFTAILKNFQKNLPETDLSKLLYYFERHIELDADEHGPMAMQMITDLCEDDAQKWKEVEEISILALEKRIGLWNAIEEEILMKTEMV
- a CDS encoding acyl-CoA dehydrogenase family protein — encoded protein: MKPDLFQAPDYYNLDDLLTDEHKLVRESARAWVKREVSPIIEEYAQKAEFPTQIIKGLGEIGGFGPYIPVEYGGAGLDQISYGLIMQEIERGDSGVRSTSSVQSSLVMYPIWKYGNEEQRMKYLPKLATGEFMGCFGLTEPDHGSDPGSMITNFKDMGDHYLLNGAKMWISNAPFADIAIVWAKDEEGRIHGLIVERGMEGFTTPETHNKWSLRASSTGELIFDNVKVPKENLLPNKSGLGAPLGCLDSARYGIAWGAIGAAMDCYDTALRYAKERIQFGKPIGGTQLQQKKLAEMITEITKAQLLTWRLGVLRNEGKATTAQISMAKRNNVDMAIHIAREARQMLGGMGITGEYSIMRHMMNLESVITYEGTHDIHLLITGMDVTGIPAFKS